A stretch of Parachlamydia sp. AcF125 DNA encodes these proteins:
- a CDS encoding opioid growth factor receptor-related protein — protein MSDNLDILFSTKIDQDVLKTHRLCVHKIKNQGRVIELLPNKKLSLGEKIRSIFDSLFGIQQRQVVKFCLSSPALEKKIVAIAIPEELETFKKNVACIQDWITAYNKRIGIFKFLLGIRPMPPLTQRLNAKLSTLKGDNLPEPLPSPDFKAHQVSLASPQKEAYAILKSFLRGEGKNRGGHPVTIEEIHRYTYEEKEEKHDFIQWLFPSSQPSAYNPHAPVLTEDLLDELVRDEEVMKNLKKSFLVMLDFYGLKYEKGKVDKASHFETRTFWIRPGDHNHQRITRILECLGNFGLIEEKKSFLDFLRTLKNEFPHGISEVSFKYWEAA, from the coding sequence ATGAGCGATAATTTAGATATATTATTTAGTACAAAAATTGACCAAGACGTTTTAAAAACCCACCGGTTGTGTGTGCATAAAATAAAAAACCAAGGGCGTGTAATAGAGCTTTTACCTAACAAAAAATTAAGCTTAGGAGAAAAAATACGTTCAATTTTTGATTCCCTCTTTGGCATCCAGCAGCGCCAAGTTGTTAAATTTTGCCTTTCTTCCCCAGCCTTAGAGAAAAAAATAGTGGCTATAGCTATTCCGGAAGAATTAGAAACTTTCAAAAAGAATGTGGCTTGCATCCAAGATTGGATTACAGCTTATAATAAGCGCATAGGAATCTTTAAATTTCTTCTTGGGATTCGGCCTATGCCACCTCTTACCCAAAGATTGAATGCTAAATTATCCACATTAAAAGGGGATAATTTACCTGAGCCTCTCCCTTCGCCTGATTTTAAAGCTCACCAAGTATCCTTAGCCTCTCCTCAAAAAGAAGCCTATGCCATTTTAAAAAGTTTTTTAAGAGGAGAAGGAAAAAATAGGGGAGGGCACCCTGTCACAATAGAGGAGATCCATCGCTATACTTACGAAGAAAAAGAAGAAAAGCATGATTTTATTCAATGGCTTTTTCCTTCCTCACAACCGTCTGCTTATAACCCCCACGCACCCGTTTTAACCGAAGACCTTCTGGACGAGTTGGTGCGAGACGAGGAGGTGATGAAAAACCTTAAAAAATCCTTTCTGGTCATGTTAGATTTTTATGGATTAAAGTACGAAAAGGGAAAAGTGGACAAAGCCTCCCATTTTGAGACGCGCACTTTTTGGATTCGCCCCGGGGATCATAACCATCAACGCATCACCCGCATATTAGAATGTTTAGGTAACTTTGGTTTGATTGAAGAAAAAAAGAGTTTTCTAGATTTTTTGAGAACTTTAAAAAATGAATTTCCGCACGGAATTTCGGAGGTAAGTTTCAAATATTGGGAAGCAGCATAA
- a CDS encoding F-box-like domain-containing protein — protein MFNYTIREFGEEGKHPVPFENDKEAKVDFTYLLPQEISLKVFSFLNSAQLGRCLRVSTNWKMLANDENLWDTLLSRIAFGKKQWARYFGDVGQVPPLPREIHKVLKNPCPFWPEKKIEETHLLVLIPETLNGKPLTLATLGELVRAPKEGYAIQFKDIWELVIKEYGHQAAPKSQWVLMTKNPIERSEIDQHPLIVPLAKQYELPNVLDAAVCIFIRYISSGERIFNAESRGPYTLQRNDQPRRANSDWKFFS, from the coding sequence ATGTTTAATTATACCATTAGAGAGTTTGGGGAGGAAGGAAAGCACCCTGTGCCATTCGAAAATGACAAAGAGGCTAAAGTGGATTTTACCTATTTACTTCCTCAAGAGATAAGCCTCAAAGTTTTTTCTTTTTTGAATAGTGCCCAGCTCGGAAGGTGCCTTCGAGTGAGCACAAATTGGAAAATGTTAGCAAATGATGAAAACCTATGGGACACCCTGCTTTCCAGAATTGCCTTTGGTAAAAAACAATGGGCAAGATATTTCGGAGATGTTGGGCAAGTGCCACCCCTCCCAAGAGAGATCCATAAGGTCCTCAAAAATCCCTGTCCCTTTTGGCCGGAAAAAAAAATCGAAGAAACTCACCTTCTTGTTCTCATCCCTGAAACCCTGAATGGGAAGCCGCTTACTTTAGCAACTTTGGGAGAGCTTGTTAGGGCTCCTAAAGAAGGATATGCCATCCAATTTAAGGATATTTGGGAACTTGTAATTAAAGAATATGGCCACCAAGCGGCTCCCAAATCTCAATGGGTACTCATGACAAAAAATCCAATCGAAAGGAGCGAGATCGATCAACACCCCCTTATCGTTCCATTAGCCAAACAATATGAACTCCCCAATGTATTAGACGCTGCCGTTTGTATCTTTATACGATATATTAGTTCTGGGGAGCGCATATTTAACGCAGAGTCGAGGGGGCCATACACGTTGCAAAGAAATGACCAGCCGCGGCGGGCAAATAGTGATTGGAAATTTTTCTCCTGA
- a CDS encoding HEAT repeat domain-containing protein, with protein MQSNPVIQYHEAALPARLAAGELNQRLKDLLQLKCPSCLKDLIVQGHKFLKEAQGEALLHGVFYLATAYELYSTLNIQEYKFDHQPLDQYLDTLEKSLKEGENLLHYFAAQENLSIFGYLFSERPSIKSQLNDLAGEVIKETPLHVAIRMGSISIAQFLQEQGADIKKVGDGQYAKTVLHVAVEYGQEEIVDLLLKHKDIPEILNASQGEKGYTALHLAAAKGHFAILLKLINCGAHTELQDVFHLTPLEVLLERESLDFKMQDKCACILLSKKGPSFFQLDNPSLKICFRNVLKHGLLNIAKKLAANGLPQPEEQECSFLEIAAEGAFPQTDAHPKGIFQEKHTAYIKLIYWLLREKRMDPNQKFKSRSDFLIHQICYAGCSELLSLFIELKADLKILDSSQNNALHYACRSPTDCADIVRILMGYDPAFVEAKNSDERLPLHLAAMTGNEKSVQCLLRQPPNQIQLDQQDKNGNTPLHLAVMAGGVASPKAKVHYCQIIAALVEKGANTNTLNKEKKTALELALKNGNDVLIQALVQAIQNPQYVANSLRNLYLSQETLSIFRIKAQQDWEFRVPLEEIYVRLEIIETQERKTRDQALDKHSDYIHDERIPIGIIETQERKARDQALDKHSDYIHDERIPIGIIETQERKACDQAINEYSYYSYFYDKHSDYIYDERIPSFETVLEPEKSIEIEQLFEHKSLKKEKAKRIYIQGAAGIGKSTLCHYIAYRWAKKDLWQGLFSYLFWIPLRNFTLGKYPANQDYTPADLIAREYAGKIEHRAIEACLNDTTFREKTLLVLDGYDELSSDAQANTSLAKAFNELKELFPHILITSRPGSCSFKRSCELELLGFDKKRIDHYIDRFFTQVQAEEKKAKLHRLLKSSPQVLSLAHTPINLTLLCCLFNEDPEFFDANQPITMTAIYERMVNWMHKWFMLRRIDQGHSTQKKEDILRWKNLRDNGEVKEIAAAFEDMAFFAMEKDTLYLEKGEIEEFIGNAAITSNELIDCGLMRIPEEKGYFIHLTLQEFLTASKFANQYLKGERKACQKFVQGCKFEPRYALVLRMIAGCLSLAISSNRRYSDSNPLQPFFDDLFAAPQDFTVRSELHLIAGCFEECQNPSIVKQYGGFIELAKDYIIHLSCLGLDYGRLLRNKNLLNHPQVKCAIGKLLSDPQDRENMLRNLLEIIRTGQTLAPEIMKFIVRILKKPDRGFAAFDVLEEVVKQGGELSEKALDTLISLLKKGGFDAPSSAARAARALGKVVHQGGEFAEKAVTALIRILEEGKPVAYHLAEVAKQEGKLAEKALAALIQLLEKGDFNAKCSAANALKEVAKRGGALPEKALAALIQLLEKGDFNAKCSAANALEEVAKRGGELPEKALAVLIQLFEEGDSNAKCSAANALGEVTKQGGKFAEKAVAALIQVLQEEGGFAAKCSAANALGEVAKQGGKFAEKAVTALIQSLQKEGDFAAKCPAPNALGEVAKQGGKFAAKAVTALIQVLQEEGGFAAKCSAANALGEVAKQGGKFAEKAVTALIQVLQEEGGFAVKCPAANALGEVAKQGGKFAEKAVTALIRILEEGKPVAYHLAEVAKQEGKLAEKALAALIQVLHEELEKDDYEIICSVVNALGRVAEQGGGLSEKALAALIQVLQDEVEFMARLLDANVPLEKDDYEIIRSAVNALKRVAGQGRELPKKALAVLIQILQEEVEFMARLPDANVPPEKYDYEIICSSVSTLGEAVKRGGELPEKVLAALIQVLQEEGEFMARLLDANVPLEKGDYEIIRSAVNALERMTKRGGELPEKALAALIQILEEGDSNAKCSAVNALGEVAKRGGELSKKALAALIQLLEEGDFSAKCSAANALGEVAKRGGGLPEKALAALIQLLEKGDSNANCSAANALKEVAKRGGELPEKALAALIQLVEKGDSNAKCSAANALKEVAKRGGELPEKALAALIQLVEKGDFSAKCSAANALGEVAKRGGGFPEKALAALIQLVEEGDSNAKCSAVNALGEVAKRGEGLPEKALAALVQILQEEGYFAAKCSAANALKEVAKRGGELPEKALAALIQLVEKGDSNAKCSAANALGEVAKRGGELAEKALAALIQLVEKGDSNAKCSAVNALGEVAKRGGELSKKALAALVQILQEEGYFAAKCSAANALKEVAKRGGELPEKALAALVQILQEEGYFAAKCSAANALGEVAKRGGELAEKALAALIQILEEGDSDAKKYAIDALKEVAKRGGELSEKAQAALIQLVEKGDSNAKCSAANALGEVAKQEGKLAEKALAALIQLVEKGDPNAKCSAANALGEVAKRGGELPEKALAALIQLVEKGDSNAKCSAANALGEVAKRGGELSKKALAALIQVPQKESRSSIRFASLSAIKDIAQRGGKLLEKTLAEIIHILLGQEGYVRYDYDKRHAADALKEINKKALLKMRVEAFPLIAMACFLTEDGFSVKGQQLQISDNITTYLSEDRLMFSYEEIREKLPTELAVWRKRLDSLSSTESSQGTTDRL; from the coding sequence ATGCAATCTAATCCCGTCATTCAATACCATGAAGCAGCACTGCCTGCTAGGTTGGCAGCAGGGGAGCTTAACCAACGCTTAAAGGATTTGCTGCAACTCAAGTGCCCCTCCTGTCTGAAAGATTTAATTGTTCAAGGGCATAAATTTTTAAAAGAAGCCCAAGGAGAAGCTTTATTGCATGGCGTTTTTTATCTAGCTACCGCTTATGAGTTGTATAGCACGCTTAACATACAGGAATATAAATTTGATCACCAACCACTCGATCAATATCTGGACACATTAGAGAAAAGTTTAAAAGAAGGTGAAAACTTACTGCATTATTTTGCGGCCCAGGAAAATCTCAGCATTTTTGGCTATCTTTTCTCTGAAAGACCAAGCATAAAATCTCAGCTCAATGACTTAGCAGGAGAGGTGATCAAAGAGACACCTTTACATGTGGCTATCAGGATGGGATCTATCTCGATTGCGCAGTTTCTGCAGGAACAGGGAGCAGATATCAAAAAAGTCGGGGATGGCCAATACGCTAAGACTGTGCTACATGTGGCTGTTGAATATGGACAAGAGGAAATCGTCGACCTTTTGCTTAAACATAAAGACATTCCAGAAATTTTAAATGCCTCCCAAGGGGAGAAGGGGTATACTGCTCTGCATCTAGCAGCTGCTAAGGGGCATTTTGCCATTTTGCTTAAACTTATTAACTGCGGGGCACATACTGAATTGCAAGATGTATTCCATCTTACCCCTTTAGAAGTTCTACTTGAGCGAGAAAGCCTAGATTTTAAGATGCAAGATAAATGCGCTTGCATTTTATTAAGCAAAAAAGGGCCCTCTTTTTTCCAGTTAGATAATCCCTCACTTAAAATATGCTTTAGGAATGTTCTTAAGCATGGCTTGCTCAATATCGCCAAAAAACTTGCTGCTAATGGGCTGCCACAACCGGAAGAACAAGAATGCTCGTTTCTAGAAATCGCCGCCGAGGGAGCTTTTCCACAAACAGATGCTCATCCTAAAGGGATTTTTCAAGAGAAGCACACGGCCTATATTAAACTGATTTATTGGTTACTTAGAGAAAAGAGGATGGACCCTAATCAAAAATTCAAAAGCCGCTCTGACTTTTTGATCCACCAAATTTGTTATGCAGGCTGTAGCGAACTACTTTCTCTTTTTATTGAGTTAAAAGCAGATTTAAAAATACTCGATAGCTCTCAGAATAATGCCTTACACTACGCTTGTCGCTCTCCCACAGATTGCGCCGATATTGTCCGCATTTTGATGGGGTACGATCCTGCTTTTGTGGAAGCTAAAAATAGCGACGAGCGTTTACCTTTACATTTAGCGGCAATGACAGGAAATGAAAAGAGCGTTCAATGCTTATTACGCCAGCCGCCAAATCAAATCCAGCTTGATCAACAAGATAAAAATGGAAATACCCCTTTGCATCTAGCTGTCATGGCGGGAGGGGTAGCTTCCCCTAAAGCCAAAGTTCATTACTGCCAAATCATTGCAGCTTTGGTGGAAAAAGGGGCTAACACAAATACCTTAAATAAGGAGAAAAAAACGGCATTAGAGCTTGCTTTAAAAAATGGAAACGATGTCCTTATACAAGCTTTAGTCCAGGCAATCCAAAATCCACAATATGTGGCTAATTCTCTTCGGAATCTTTATCTTTCTCAAGAAACCCTGTCTATTTTTAGAATTAAAGCGCAGCAAGACTGGGAGTTTAGAGTTCCTTTAGAAGAGATCTATGTGCGTTTAGAAATTATTGAGACACAAGAAAGAAAAACACGCGACCAAGCTCTTGATAAACATTCTGATTATATCCACGATGAGCGCATTCCGATAGGTATTATTGAGACTCAAGAAAGAAAAGCACGCGACCAAGCTCTTGATAAACATTCTGATTATATCCACGATGAGCGCATTCCGATAGGTATTATTGAGACTCAAGAAAGAAAAGCATGCGACCAAGCCATTAATGAATATTCTTATTATAGTTATTTTTACGATAAACATTCTGATTATATCTACGATGAGCGCATTCCGTCTTTTGAGACCGTCCTCGAACCTGAGAAAAGTATCGAAATCGAGCAGCTCTTTGAGCACAAAAGTCTTAAAAAAGAAAAAGCTAAAAGGATTTATATCCAAGGTGCTGCTGGAATTGGCAAGAGCACTTTATGCCACTACATCGCTTATCGCTGGGCAAAAAAGGATTTGTGGCAAGGCCTCTTTTCCTATCTTTTTTGGATTCCTTTAAGAAATTTTACTCTAGGAAAGTATCCTGCTAATCAAGACTATACTCCCGCTGATCTGATTGCGAGAGAATATGCAGGCAAAATTGAGCATAGGGCCATCGAAGCTTGCCTCAACGATACTACTTTCCGAGAAAAAACCCTGCTTGTATTGGATGGTTATGATGAACTCTCCTCAGACGCCCAAGCAAATACCAGTCTTGCTAAAGCCTTTAATGAGCTAAAAGAGTTATTTCCCCATATTCTGATCACCTCAAGGCCAGGCAGCTGCTCTTTTAAACGCTCTTGTGAGTTAGAACTATTAGGCTTTGATAAAAAAAGGATCGATCATTACATCGATCGGTTTTTCACCCAAGTGCAAGCAGAAGAGAAAAAAGCAAAACTTCACCGCCTATTAAAGAGCTCTCCTCAAGTTTTAAGCCTTGCGCACACTCCGATTAACTTAACCCTGCTTTGTTGCCTTTTTAATGAAGATCCAGAGTTTTTCGATGCTAATCAACCCATTACCATGACTGCTATTTATGAACGGATGGTTAATTGGATGCATAAATGGTTTATGTTGAGAAGAATTGACCAAGGCCACTCCACGCAAAAGAAAGAGGATATTCTGAGATGGAAAAATTTGCGCGACAATGGAGAAGTGAAAGAAATTGCCGCTGCTTTTGAAGACATGGCTTTTTTTGCTATGGAAAAAGATACCCTTTATTTGGAGAAGGGAGAAATCGAGGAATTTATAGGTAACGCAGCAATCACCTCCAATGAGCTCATAGATTGCGGACTGATGCGCATCCCTGAAGAAAAAGGGTACTTTATTCACTTAACCTTGCAAGAGTTCCTAACCGCTTCAAAATTTGCTAATCAATACCTTAAAGGAGAAAGAAAAGCATGCCAAAAATTTGTACAAGGCTGCAAGTTTGAGCCTCGCTATGCCCTGGTTTTGCGCATGATTGCGGGCTGTCTTTCCCTTGCTATCTCAAGTAATCGGCGTTATTCAGATTCAAATCCGCTACAGCCCTTTTTTGATGACCTTTTTGCTGCGCCTCAAGACTTTACTGTCAGGAGCGAACTCCATTTGATTGCAGGCTGCTTTGAGGAGTGCCAAAATCCGTCTATAGTGAAGCAGTATGGTGGCTTTATTGAGCTTGCGAAAGACTACATTATCCATCTCTCTTGCTTAGGTTTAGACTATGGACGGTTGCTTAGAAATAAAAACCTCCTTAATCACCCTCAGGTGAAATGTGCGATCGGAAAATTGTTATCCGATCCTCAGGACAGAGAAAATATGCTAAGGAACTTACTAGAAATCATACGAACTGGGCAAACGTTAGCTCCAGAAATAATGAAATTCATTGTTCGAATTCTTAAAAAGCCGGATCGCGGATTTGCTGCTTTCGATGTTTTAGAAGAAGTGGTAAAGCAAGGAGGAGAGCTTTCAGAAAAAGCACTAGATACTCTCATCTCACTTCTTAAAAAGGGCGGCTTTGATGCCCCAAGCTCTGCTGCTCGTGCTGCCCGTGCTCTAGGAAAAGTTGTGCATCAAGGAGGCGAATTTGCTGAAAAAGCGGTAACTGCTCTCATTCGAATTCTTGAGGAAGGCAAGCCTGTAGCCTATCATCTAGCAGAAGTAGCAAAACAAGAGGGCAAGCTTGCTGAGAAAGCGCTAGCAGCTCTCATCCAACTACTTGAGAAGGGAGATTTTAATGCCAAATGCTCTGCTGCTAATGCTCTGAAAGAAGTGGCAAAGCGGGGAGGAGCGCTTCCAGAAAAAGCGCTAGCAGCTCTCATCCAACTACTTGAGAAGGGAGATTTTAATGCCAAATGCTCTGCTGCTAATGCTCTGGAAGAAGTGGCAAAGCGGGGAGGAGAGCTTCCAGAAAAAGCGCTAGCAGTCCTCATCCAACTTTTTGAAGAGGGCGATTCTAATGCCAAATGCTCTGCTGCTAATGCTCTAGGAGAAGTAACAAAACAAGGGGGCAAATTTGCTGAGAAAGCGGTAGCAGCTCTCATCCAAGTCCTCCAGGAGGAGGGCGGCTTTGCTGCCAAATGCTCTGCTGCTAATGCTCTAGGAGAAGTAGCAAAACAAGGGGGCAAGTTTGCTGAGAAAGCGGTAACTGCTCTCATCCAATCCCTCCAGAAGGAGGGCGACTTTGCTGCCAAATGCCCTGCTCCTAATGCTCTTGGAGAAGTAGCAAAACAAGGGGGCAAGTTTGCTGCGAAAGCGGTAACTGCTCTCATCCAAGTCCTCCAGGAGGAGGGCGGCTTTGCTGCCAAATGCTCTGCTGCTAATGCTCTAGGAGAAGTAGCAAAACAAGGGGGCAAGTTTGCTGAGAAAGCGGTAACTGCTCTCATCCAAGTCCTCCAGGAGGAGGGCGGCTTTGCTGTCAAATGCCCTGCTGCTAATGCTCTTGGAGAAGTAGCAAAACAAGGGGGCAAGTTTGCTGAGAAAGCGGTAACTGCTCTCATTCGGATCCTTGAGGAGGGCAAGCCTGTAGCCTATCATCTAGCAGAAGTAGCAAAACAAGAGGGCAAGCTTGCTGAGAAAGCGCTAGCAGCCCTCATCCAAGTTCTCCACGAAGAGCTGGAGAAGGACGATTATGAAATCATATGTTCTGTTGTCAATGCCCTAGGAAGAGTTGCAGAGCAGGGAGGAGGGCTTTCTGAGAAAGCGCTAGCAGCTCTCATCCAAGTTCTCCAGGATGAGGTCGAGTTTATGGCCAGACTTCTTGATGCCAATGTCCCTCTGGAGAAGGACGATTATGAAATCATACGTTCTGCTGTCAATGCTCTAAAAAGAGTGGCAGGGCAGGGAAGAGAGCTTCCAAAGAAAGCGTTAGCAGTTCTCATCCAAATTCTCCAGGAGGAGGTCGAGTTTATGGCCAGACTTCCTGATGCCAATGTCCCTCCGGAGAAGTACGATTATGAAATCATATGTTCTTCTGTCAGTACTCTAGGAGAAGCGGTAAAGCGGGGAGGAGAGCTTCCAGAGAAAGTGCTAGCAGCTCTCATCCAAGTTCTCCAGGAGGAGGGCGAGTTTATGGCCAGACTTCTTGATGCCAATGTCCCTCTTGAGAAGGGCGATTATGAAATCATACGTTCTGCTGTCAATGCTCTAGAAAGAATGACAAAGCGGGGAGGAGAGCTTCCAGAGAAAGCGCTAGCAGCTCTCATCCAAATCCTTGAAGAGGGCGATTCTAATGCCAAATGCTCTGCAGTTAATGCTCTAGGAGAAGTGGCAAAGCGGGGAGGAGAGCTTTCTAAGAAAGCGCTAGCAGCTCTCATCCAACTTCTTGAGGAGGGCGATTTTTCTGCCAAATGCTCCGCTGCTAATGCTCTAGGAGAAGTGGCAAAGCGGGGAGGAGGGCTTCCAGAGAAGGCGCTAGCAGCTCTCATCCAACTTCTTGAGAAGGGCGATTCTAATGCCAACTGCTCCGCTGCTAATGCTCTAAAAGAAGTGGCAAAGCGGGGAGGAGAGCTTCCAGAGAAAGCGCTAGCAGCTCTCATCCAACTTGTTGAGAAGGGCGATTCTAATGCCAAATGCTCTGCTGCTAATGCTCTAAAAGAAGTGGCAAAGCGGGGAGGAGAGCTTCCAGAGAAAGCGCTAGCAGCTCTCATCCAACTTGTTGAAAAGGGCGATTTTTCTGCCAAATGCTCCGCTGCTAATGCTCTAGGAGAAGTGGCAAAGCGGGGAGGAGGGTTTCCAGAGAAAGCGCTAGCAGCTCTCATCCAACTTGTTGAAGAGGGCGATTCTAATGCCAAATGCTCCGCTGTTAATGCTCTAGGAGAAGTGGCAAAGCGGGGAGAAGGGCTTCCAGAGAAAGCGCTAGCAGCTCTCGTCCAAATTCTCCAGGAGGAGGGCTATTTTGCTGCCAAATGCTCCGCTGCTAATGCTCTAAAAGAAGTGGCAAAGCGGGGAGGAGAGCTTCCAGAGAAAGCGCTAGCAGCTCTCATCCAACTTGTTGAGAAGGGCGATTCTAATGCCAAATGCTCCGCTGCTAATGCTCTAGGAGAAGTGGCAAAGCGGGGAGGAGAGCTTGCTGAGAAAGCGCTAGCAGCTCTCATCCAACTTGTTGAGAAGGGCGATTCTAATGCCAAATGCTCCGCTGTTAATGCTCTAGGAGAAGTGGCAAAGCGGGGAGGAGAGCTTTCTAAGAAAGCGCTAGCAGCTCTCGTCCAAATTCTCCAGGAGGAGGGCTATTTTGCTGCCAAATGCTCCGCTGCTAATGCTCTAAAAGAAGTGGCAAAGCGGGGAGGAGAGCTTCCAGAGAAAGCGCTAGCAGCTCTCGTCCAAATTCTCCAGGAGGAGGGCTATTTTGCTGCCAAATGCTCCGCTGCTAATGCTCTAGGAGAAGTGGCAAAGCGGGGAGGAGAGCTTGCTGAGAAAGCGCTAGCAGCTCTCATCCAAATCCTTGAAGAGGGCGATTCTGATGCCAAAAAATATGCTATTGATGCTCTAAAAGAAGTAGCAAAGCGGGGAGGAGAGCTTTCAGAGAAAGCTCAAGCAGCTCTCATCCAACTTGTTGAAAAGGGCGATTCTAATGCCAAATGCTCCGCTGCTAATGCTCTAGGAGAAGTGGCAAAACAAGAGGGCAAGCTTGCTGAGAAAGCGCTAGCAGCTCTCATCCAACTTGTTGAGAAGGGCGATCCTAATGCCAAATGCTCCGCTGCTAATGCTCTAGGAGAAGTGGCAAAGCGGGGAGGAGAGCTTCCAGAGAAAGCGTTAGCAGCTCTCATCCAACTTGTTGAAAAGGGCGATTCTAATGCCAAATGCTCCGCTGCTAATGCTCTAGGAGAAGTGGCAAAGCGGGGAGGAGAGCTTTCTAAGAAAGCGTTAGCAGCTCTCATCCAAGTCCCCCAGAAGGAGAGTCGTTCCTCTATTAGATTTGCTTCTCTCTCTGCTATAAAAGACATAGCACAAAGAGGAGGTAAGCTTCTTGAGAAAACGCTAGCTGAAATCATCCACATTCTCCTGGGCCAAGAAGGCTATGTGAGATATGATTATGACAAAAGGCATGCTGCCGATGCTCTAAAAGAAATCAATAAAAAGGCTTTATTAAAAATGAGGGTCGAAGCATTTCCTTTAATTGCTATGGCTTGTTTCCTTACTGAGGATGGCTTTTCAGTTAAAGGCCAGCAACTTCAAATTTCTGACAACATAACAACTTATTTGAGTGAGGATAGATTAATGTTTAGTTACGAGGAAATAAGAGAAAAATTACCCACCGAGCTTGCCGTATGGCGGAAACGACTAGACAGCCTTAGTTCTACTGAGAGTTCTCAAGGAACTACAGATCGACTTTGA
- a CDS encoding transposase — translation MRASYRTDLSDAEWNLIKHLVEKPRVGFQEKYSRKEILNAIFYITRAGCQWRNLPHDFPPWQAVYGNFRNWETRGVFEQINTALHEQLRIKIGRDKEATGTLIDNQAAKTTEKGGLAAVTVRPKRYLGGKDIFLLIRKACSYKQKSLLNMQATSKA, via the coding sequence GTGCGGGCTTCATATAGGACTGACTTATCGGATGCAGAGTGGAATCTGATCAAACATTTGGTAGAAAAGCCAAGAGTAGGATTCCAAGAAAAATACTCTCGAAAAGAAATACTCAATGCGATTTTTTATATTACACGGGCTGGATGCCAATGGAGAAATTTACCTCACGATTTTCCTCCTTGGCAGGCAGTATATGGGAACTTTCGGAATTGGGAAACGAGGGGCGTCTTTGAGCAAATTAATACAGCCCTGCATGAGCAATTGCGGATAAAAATAGGAAGAGACAAAGAGGCGACTGGAACCCTCATAGATAACCAAGCAGCCAAAACTACCGAAAAAGGGGGCCTTGCAGCGGTTACTGTGCGGCCAAAAAGGTATTTGGGAGGAAAAGATATATTCTTGTTGATACGAAAGGCTTGCTCTTACAAGCAAAAGTCACTGCTGAATATGCAAGCGACAAGCAAGGCTTAA
- a CDS encoding transposase has product MLVDTKGLLLQAKVTAEYASDKQGLIEILQEKKYPSVRKTWGDSDYSRSDLKTIASQHGAELEVIKRPPERICVYNEQWQAEYLPIEREFTILPRRWVVEKTFAWMGRNRRLSHAYECLPCLSESYLYICMSRLMFSRWNKKLCLKTRS; this is encoded by the coding sequence ATTCTTGTTGATACGAAAGGCTTGCTCTTACAAGCAAAAGTCACTGCTGAATATGCAAGCGACAAGCAAGGCTTAATAGAAATTTTGCAAGAAAAAAAATATCCCTCCGTACGTAAAACATGGGGAGACTCTGACTATTCAAGAAGTGATCTGAAGACTATAGCTAGCCAGCATGGAGCTGAATTAGAGGTTATTAAAAGGCCTCCCGAAAGAATTTGCGTCTATAATGAACAATGGCAAGCTGAATACCTTCCTATAGAAAGAGAGTTTACAATCCTTCCTCGAAGATGGGTGGTCGAAAAAACCTTTGCGTGGATGGGGAGAAACAGGCGACTTAGCCATGCTTATGAGTGTTTGCCGTGCCTTAGTGAGTCCTATCTATACATCTGCATGAGTCGATTAATGTTCTCTCGATGGAATAAAAAATTATGCTTGAAAACTCGCTCTTAG
- a CDS encoding dienelactone hydrolase family protein produces MYQEAVPYRVGDVSMQGYLVYDPTSREKKPAIVIAHAWKGQGEFEREKAKQLANLGYVAFAADVYGEGKTAESDEEAAALMAPLFVERKTLRERIRAAVRAVKQCPAVDPNKIGAIGFCFGGLTVIELVRSGEDIRGAVSFHGILGDTLGGKKARLEPLAKEIKSALLIQHGYEDPLVSSSDIAAIQKELNRANVDWKMDIYGHTSHAFTNPSMRDTEHGLVYNAKSSQRAWTSMRNFFEEIFK; encoded by the coding sequence ATGTATCAAGAAGCCGTGCCTTACCGAGTCGGTGATGTCAGCATGCAAGGTTATCTGGTTTATGATCCCACGAGTAGGGAAAAAAAGCCTGCTATAGTCATTGCCCACGCTTGGAAAGGGCAAGGTGAATTTGAACGAGAAAAAGCCAAGCAATTGGCTAATCTTGGGTATGTTGCTTTTGCCGCAGATGTCTACGGGGAAGGAAAAACAGCAGAATCGGATGAGGAAGCGGCGGCTTTAATGGCTCCTCTTTTTGTGGAGCGCAAAACTTTGCGCGAAAGAATTAGAGCAGCTGTTAGGGCTGTCAAACAATGTCCTGCCGTAGATCCTAATAAAATAGGGGCTATAGGATTTTGCTTTGGAGGGTTAACTGTTATTGAGCTTGTGAGAAGCGGAGAAGATATTCGGGGAGCGGTGAGCTTTCATGGGATATTGGGGGATACACTTGGAGGTAAAAAAGCCCGCCTTGAACCCCTGGCCAAAGAGATCAAAAGTGCCTTATTGATTCAACATGGGTATGAAGATCCCTTAGTATCCTCTAGCGATATTGCGGCGATCCAAAAAGAATTAAATCGGGCAAATGTCGATTGGAAAATGGACATTTATGGACACACTTCGCATGCTTTTACTAACCCTTCGATGAGGGATACGGAGCATGGGCTTGTGTACAACGCAAAATCTAGTCAACGCGCATGGACTTCTATGCGCAATTTTTTTGAAGAAATATTTAAATAA